A single Penaeus chinensis breed Huanghai No. 1 chromosome 7, ASM1920278v2, whole genome shotgun sequence DNA region contains:
- the LOC125027251 gene encoding 30S ribosomal protein S16-like isoform X2: MSSAAETKEVPETTPQEEKKEEAQEAAETKEVAETTPQEEKKEEAQEAKEESKEEAPKEEGEKEEEKKEEEAPKEGEESKEAPAEESKEAEAPAEEATKEAAAES; encoded by the exons ATGAGCTCTG CAGCTGAGACTAAGGAGGTTCCTGAGACCACCccacaggaggagaagaaggaggaggcacaag AAGCCGCTGAGACCAAGGAGGTCGCAGAGACCACCccacaggaggagaagaaggaggaggcgcaggaggccaaggaggagagtaaggaggaagcacccaaggaagagggagagaaggaagaggaaaagaaggaggaagaggcgccTAAAG AGGGCGAGGAGAGCAAGGAAGCCCCCGCGGAGGAGTCCAAAGAGGCGGAAGCCCCGGCCGAAGAGGCAACCAAAGAGGCCGCCGCTGAATCTTAG
- the LOC125027251 gene encoding cilia- and flagella-associated protein 251-like isoform X1, giving the protein MSSEAAETKEVPETTPQEEKKEEAQEAAETKEVAETTPQEEKKEEAQEAKEESKEEAPKEEGEKEEEKKEEEAPKEGEESKEAPAEESKEAEAPAEEATKEAAAES; this is encoded by the exons ATGAGCTCTG AAGCAGCTGAGACTAAGGAGGTTCCTGAGACCACCccacaggaggagaagaaggaggaggcacaag AAGCCGCTGAGACCAAGGAGGTCGCAGAGACCACCccacaggaggagaagaaggaggaggcgcaggaggccaaggaggagagtaaggaggaagcacccaaggaagagggagagaaggaagaggaaaagaaggaggaagaggcgccTAAAG AGGGCGAGGAGAGCAAGGAAGCCCCCGCGGAGGAGTCCAAAGAGGCGGAAGCCCCGGCCGAAGAGGCAACCAAAGAGGCCGCCGCTGAATCTTAG
- the LOC125027251 gene encoding 30S ribosomal protein S16-like isoform X3 has product MSSAETKEVPETTPQEEKKEEAQEAAETKEVAETTPQEEKKEEAQEAKEESKEEAPKEEGEKEEEKKEEEAPKEGEESKEAPAEESKEAEAPAEEATKEAAAES; this is encoded by the exons ATGAGCTCTG CTGAGACTAAGGAGGTTCCTGAGACCACCccacaggaggagaagaaggaggaggcacaag AAGCCGCTGAGACCAAGGAGGTCGCAGAGACCACCccacaggaggagaagaaggaggaggcgcaggaggccaaggaggagagtaaggaggaagcacccaaggaagagggagagaaggaagaggaaaagaaggaggaagaggcgccTAAAG AGGGCGAGGAGAGCAAGGAAGCCCCCGCGGAGGAGTCCAAAGAGGCGGAAGCCCCGGCCGAAGAGGCAACCAAAGAGGCCGCCGCTGAATCTTAG